A genomic window from Gossypium hirsutum isolate 1008001.06 chromosome D12, Gossypium_hirsutum_v2.1, whole genome shotgun sequence includes:
- the LOC107945869 gene encoding aspartyl protease family protein 2, which produces MGEKSKTTLLFSSFVILLFFSLSAAVSSPFQLHSLLLRPLPSAPVLSWQDSGLPFNSLVETSDLDTVNSNTSLGLQLELHHLDALSSEETPERLFDLRLQRDALRAETINSLVSKAVARKHPRAPGRRPGFSSSVISGLAQGSGEYFTRLGVGTPPRYLYMVLDTGSDVIWVQCSPCKKCYSQSDPIFDPTKSRSFSGIPCGSQLCRSLDSSGCNHRRMCLYQVSYGDGSVTYGDFSTETLTFRMNRIGRVALGCGHNNQGLFVGAAGLLGLGRGRLSFPTQTGRRLNRKFSYCLADRSASSKPSSLLFGDTAIPRTAVFTPLLTNPKLDTFYYVQLLGISVGGTRVPKIRPSLFKMDRDGDGGVIIDSGTSVTRLTRPAYIALRNAFRLGSSNLKRAPAFSLFDTCYDFSGKTSVKVPTVVLHFRGADVSLPATNYLIPVDSSGTFCFAFAGTMSGLSIIGNIQQQGFLVAYDLAGSRIGFKPNGCA; this is translated from the coding sequence ATGGGTGAAAAATCAAAGACCACCCTTCTCTTTTCTTCCTTCGttattctcctcttcttttctctttctgCTGCTGTTTCCTCCCCTTTCCAGCTCCATTCCCTACTTCTCCGCCCTCTCCCGTCGGCGCCAGTTCTATCATGGCAAGATTCCGGCCTTCCTTTCAACTCTCTCGTTGAAACTTCCGATTTGGACACAGTTAATTCCAACACTTCGCTGGGGTTGCAGTTGGAGTTGCACCATTTAGACGCTTTGTCATCGGAAGAAACACCGGAGAGACTCTTCGACCTCCGCCTCCAACGCGACGCGCTCCGTGCAGAAACAATCAACTCCCTCGTTTCAAAAGCCGTTGCTCGTAAGCATCCACGCGCCCCCGGAAGGCGTCCTGGGTTTAGTAGCTCTGTTATTTCAGGACTCGCTCAAGGTAGTGGAGAGTATTTTACGCGCCTCGGCGTCGGTACTCCGCCGAGGTATCTTTACATGGTGCTTGACACCGGTAGTGACGTCATTTGGGTCCAATGTTCGCCTTGTAAGAAATGTTACTCTCAATCCGACCCGATATTTGACCCGACTAAATCACGGTCATTTTCCGGTATTCCCTGTGGATCCCAACTTTGCCGTAGTTTAGATTCTTCGGGTTGTAACCACCGTCGAATGTGTCTTTACCAAGTATCCTACGGCGACGGTTCGGTTACGTACGGTGATTTCTCGACCGAAACGTTGACGTTTAGAATGAACCGAATTGGACGCGTGGCGCTCGGCTGTGGTCACAACAACCAAGGCTTGTTCGTCGGTGCCGCCGGTTTATTAGGTCTCGGTCGTGGAAGATTATCGTTTCCTACCCAAACCGGACGCCGACTCAACCGGAAGTTCTCTTACTGTTTAGCCGACCGGTCCGCTTCTTCAAAACCGTCGTCCCTGCTTTTCGGCGACACGGCGATTCCTCGAACCGCCGTGTTTACTCCATTGTTAACGAACCCAAAGCTCGACACTTTTTACTACGTCCAACTGTTGGGTATCAGTGTTGGTGGGACACGTGTCCCCAAAATCAGACCGTCGTTGTTCAAAATGGACCGGGACGGTGACGGTGGTGTCATCATCGATTCGGGAACTTCCGTCACCCGTCTGACCCGACCCGCTTACATCGCATTAAGGAATGCTTTCCGTCTCGGGTCATCGAACCTGAAACGGGCACCCGCTTTCTCACTATTCGACACATGTTACGACTTTTCCGGTAAGACTTCAGTTAAAGTACCGACAGTGGTGTTACATTTCAGAGGAGCTGACGTGTCATTACCGGCGACGAACTATTTGATTCCGGTCGATAGCAGTGGGACATTTTGCTTTGCTTTCGCCGGTACCATGAGTGGTTTGTCCATAATTGGAAATATCCAGCAACAAGGTTTTCTGGTTGCTTATGATTTAGCGGGCTCTCGGATCGGGTTTAAGCCCAATGGATGCGCTTAA